One genomic segment of Paenibacillus xylanexedens includes these proteins:
- a CDS encoding TetR/AcrR family transcriptional regulator: MKRRTSIIEAAQIVFFNKGFEQATMQEIAAEASLGVATIFRYFPKKDQLIVAVASEIVQTEIEVFEGIIHDQGTCYDKLERIFDTLIFFQQAEHQRNSKLIEAFECYVSMSKLSLDDIEIYQANYNKLITLFTELAELGEQDGSLQTDGNTRETIITMINVFGNFSKKMAMLNGIDAFQTQVNEVQQFKILKKLFLDHLRA, encoded by the coding sequence TTGAAGCGTCGCACAAGTATTATTGAAGCAGCTCAAATCGTTTTTTTCAATAAAGGTTTCGAACAAGCAACGATGCAGGAGATCGCCGCTGAGGCGAGCTTGGGCGTCGCTACCATATTCCGTTATTTCCCAAAAAAAGACCAGTTAATTGTTGCGGTCGCTTCCGAAATTGTTCAAACCGAGATCGAAGTGTTCGAGGGCATTATACACGATCAAGGAACCTGTTATGACAAGCTGGAAAGAATCTTTGATACACTTATTTTCTTCCAACAGGCGGAACATCAACGGAACTCGAAATTAATTGAGGCATTCGAATGTTACGTCTCCATGTCGAAGCTTTCTCTGGACGATATAGAAATCTATCAGGCCAATTATAATAAACTGATTACCCTGTTTACCGAGCTTGCGGAACTTGGTGAACAGGACGGGTCCTTGCAGACGGATGGCAATACTCGTGAAACCATTATTACCATGATTAATGTGTTTGGAAACTTTTCCAAAAAGATGGCGATGTTGAACGGTATTGATGCATTCCAGACCCAAGTCAATGAAGTGCAGCAGTTTAAAATCCTGAAAAAACTGTTCCTTGATCATTTGAGAGCCTGA
- a CDS encoding sensor histidine kinase, with product MKQKYRTFLNMVAITLIMLAAVLIMYTFSVQSSLDTVKKDIEANNLNRVQFVVNTLDQNIDRLNMLAITLETDNTIALLRSIDVMSTFEQVQLIQNVEARVKLQSLSEGWSNKISIYSVLLNQWIVSSENQMQSPENDSPQSGWKIDLVTGAFYKYKTNSELIMRMEFPRSNLEELVENSHQGENEAVFYHPNQGSITRKNANPLTSLILDQVITNLKPASGTETVSVNSSDYIVNYVYSQQLEWYLIDFMPLDKVLQPIKTSQIWFYSACVMLFMAGLTIIVVLFRKVQIPILVLLKGVRLLKHADFSYRIKRQSSNEFDYLYGQFNDMAEQIEDLIEKVYKEQIIAREAVLKQLQAQINPHFLYNCLFFINNMTRLGNEEAVTAMTQNLAEYFRYTTRLNEPMTRLEKELGIVRNYLEIQCLRMERLSYHIELPDDLSSIPIPKLLVQPLVENSIIHGIEMKRDSGYIQVKVERTERGILLTVEDDGKGMTLDEINSLMVRLAEPPIDTIGCALWNITERLRIHDPVHSGIQFDQSPLGGMRVRIHWSLPTNDRELE from the coding sequence GTGAAGCAGAAGTACAGAACATTCCTGAACATGGTGGCAATTACTTTGATTATGCTTGCAGCAGTATTAATCATGTACACCTTCTCTGTCCAGTCCAGCTTGGATACGGTCAAAAAAGATATTGAGGCCAACAACCTTAATCGGGTTCAATTTGTAGTAAATACACTCGACCAGAACATAGATCGGTTAAATATGCTTGCCATTACACTGGAAACGGATAATACGATTGCTCTCCTTCGATCCATCGACGTCATGAGTACATTTGAACAGGTTCAGCTCATTCAGAATGTTGAGGCCAGAGTGAAACTTCAAAGTCTTTCGGAAGGATGGAGTAACAAAATATCCATCTACTCCGTCCTACTCAATCAATGGATTGTATCTTCGGAAAATCAGATGCAGTCTCCTGAGAATGATTCACCACAGTCAGGGTGGAAAATAGATCTGGTTACAGGGGCATTTTATAAATACAAGACGAATTCCGAGCTAATTATGCGAATGGAGTTCCCTCGGAGCAATCTGGAGGAACTTGTAGAAAACTCACATCAGGGAGAGAATGAGGCCGTATTCTATCATCCGAATCAGGGATCCATTACTCGCAAAAACGCGAACCCCTTGACCTCCCTTATTTTAGACCAAGTCATCACTAATCTTAAGCCTGCTTCCGGTACCGAGACAGTCTCTGTTAATAGTTCTGACTATATCGTCAACTATGTGTATTCACAACAACTTGAATGGTATCTTATTGACTTTATGCCTCTGGATAAGGTGTTGCAACCCATTAAAACCAGCCAAATCTGGTTCTACTCCGCCTGCGTTATGCTGTTTATGGCAGGGTTGACGATTATCGTTGTCCTCTTTCGTAAAGTTCAGATTCCTATACTGGTTCTTCTGAAAGGGGTTCGACTTCTCAAGCACGCGGATTTCTCTTATCGTATTAAGAGGCAGAGCAGCAATGAATTTGATTATTTGTATGGACAGTTCAATGACATGGCTGAACAGATCGAAGACTTGATCGAGAAAGTATATAAGGAACAAATCATAGCACGAGAAGCTGTGCTCAAGCAGTTGCAGGCTCAAATCAATCCGCATTTCCTTTATAATTGCCTGTTTTTCATCAATAACATGACGCGACTTGGCAACGAGGAAGCCGTTACGGCCATGACCCAGAATCTTGCGGAGTATTTCAGATATACGACCCGTCTGAATGAACCAATGACCCGTTTGGAAAAAGAACTGGGTATCGTCCGGAATTATCTTGAAATTCAATGTCTGCGTATGGAACGACTCTCCTATCATATTGAACTGCCCGATGATCTCAGTTCTATTCCAATTCCAAAGCTGCTTGTCCAGCCTTTGGTGGAAAACAGTATTATCCACGGAATTGAAATGAAGCGTGATTCAGGTTATATACAGGTTAAGGTAGAACGGACCGAACGAGGTATTCTTCTTACTGTTGAAGATGATGGAAAAGGGATGACACTTGACGAGATCAACTCCCTCATGGTTAGACTTGCCGAACCTCCTATAGATACCATAGGTTGTGCCCTGTGGAACATCACTGAACGTCTGCGTATTCATGACCCTGTTCATTCAGGTATCCAATTTGATCAAAGTCCACTCGGCGGTATGCGGGTGAGAATTCACTGGTCCCTTCCCACAAATGATCGAGAACTTGAATAA
- a CDS encoding SDR family NAD(P)-dependent oxidoreductase — protein MAGKVITITGAGSGIGRASAILMAARGAKLVLVDYNTATGQETLELVKEQDGEAIFVQADVSKEDDVQNYIQQAVDTYGKIDVAFNNAGIIQQFQSFHSMSLEDFNRIIDVNLKGIFLGMKHALRVMDEQGYGHVINTASTTAIRAEHSLAAYTASKHGVAGLTKAAALEYVRKGIRVNAICPGGVASALTAAVPQMLQDSGYMPEEFPNMRIGRYAEPEELAEVVAFLASDGSSYMTGSIIVADGGLTL, from the coding sequence CTGGCAGGGAAAGTCATTACAATCACAGGAGCAGGCAGTGGAATAGGAAGAGCAAGCGCCATTCTGATGGCAGCCAGAGGAGCCAAGCTGGTTCTGGTCGATTATAATACTGCAACAGGACAAGAGACACTGGAGCTAGTAAAGGAGCAAGATGGCGAAGCCATTTTTGTACAAGCCGATGTTTCCAAAGAAGATGATGTCCAGAATTATATCCAGCAAGCTGTTGATACTTACGGAAAAATTGATGTAGCTTTTAATAACGCAGGAATCATCCAACAATTCCAAAGTTTCCATAGCATGAGCCTGGAAGACTTCAATCGAATCATCGATGTCAATCTGAAAGGTATATTCCTCGGAATGAAACATGCACTTCGAGTGATGGACGAACAAGGATACGGTCATGTCATTAATACTGCATCTACAACAGCCATTCGCGCTGAACACAGCTTGGCTGCTTATACAGCCAGCAAACACGGCGTTGCCGGTTTAACCAAGGCAGCTGCACTTGAATACGTCCGAAAAGGAATTCGAGTTAACGCGATCTGCCCTGGAGGGGTAGCTTCCGCTTTGACAGCTGCTGTTCCACAAATGCTGCAAGACAGCGGTTATATGCCAGAAGAGTTTCCTAATATGAGAATTGGACGGTATGCTGAACCAGAGGAACTCGCTGAAGTCGTTGCATTCCTGGCTTCGGACGGATCAAGCTATATGACTGGTTCCATTATCGTGGCTGATGGTGGCCTTACCCTTTAA
- a CDS encoding DegV family protein: MSKVRIFADSISDVPQDWIDQYNIEIVPLYIVFQEKSYVDRLEINAKDMYNLVEIYDQLPKTAAPPPADFIQAFRPVIESGEDILFISMSSHLSSTYQNALAAAREFPAGRITVVDSLNVTAGTAMSVLLAAQMASDGKSALAIAERLEKVRHEIQLNILVDNLDYLHKGGRVSSIQNMIGSILRIRPVLYVSHGKVLSGVKYRGSKERIVKKLLQDILSHIHRIDHDQIIIAQTLEEETAEWIRNMILEETSVRNVHIIEGGCSICSHSGPHSLAISFILKSEPLIQALK; the protein is encoded by the coding sequence ATGTCGAAAGTACGCATTTTTGCAGATAGTATCTCGGATGTCCCACAGGATTGGATTGACCAATATAATATTGAAATTGTACCTTTATATATTGTTTTTCAGGAAAAGTCCTACGTTGACAGATTAGAAATCAATGCAAAAGACATGTACAACTTGGTTGAGATATACGACCAATTGCCAAAGACAGCTGCACCTCCGCCTGCAGATTTCATTCAAGCGTTCCGTCCGGTTATTGAAAGTGGAGAGGATATACTGTTTATCAGTATGTCCTCTCATCTATCATCGACGTATCAGAACGCCTTGGCGGCGGCGAGAGAGTTCCCTGCAGGGCGGATAACGGTTGTTGATTCGTTGAATGTAACCGCAGGAACAGCCATGAGTGTACTCTTGGCTGCGCAAATGGCTTCGGATGGAAAAAGTGCCCTCGCGATCGCCGAAAGGCTTGAGAAAGTAAGGCATGAAATCCAGTTAAATATACTCGTTGACAATCTCGATTATCTTCATAAAGGTGGGAGAGTCAGCAGCATTCAAAACATGATCGGAAGTATACTCCGAATTCGTCCCGTTTTATATGTGAGCCACGGAAAGGTGCTTTCCGGAGTGAAGTATAGGGGAAGCAAGGAGAGAATTGTAAAAAAACTTTTACAAGATATCTTGAGCCATATTCATCGTATTGATCACGACCAGATTATCATTGCCCAGACACTGGAAGAGGAAACTGCGGAGTGGATACGCAACATGATTCTAGAAGAGACCTCTGTTCGCAATGTACACATCATCGAAGGCGGCTGCTCCATATGCTCTCACAGTGGTCCTCATAGTCTGGCAATCAGTTTTATCCTGAAGTCGGAGCCCCTTATTCAGGCTCTCAAATGA
- a CDS encoding formylglycine-generating enzyme family protein, with translation MLPNPWGLYDLIGNVWEWCWDLYDAERYGNYRVFRGGSRAEVESNCGSTSRRKSMPNFKIDDLGFRIAHTNP, from the coding sequence TTGCTTCCTAATCCATGGGGACTTTATGACTTGATCGGTAACGTCTGGGAATGGTGCTGGGATCTCTATGATGCTGAACGATATGGGAACTATAGAGTTTTCAGGGGAGGCAGTCGGGCTGAAGTGGAGAGTAATTGTGGTTCTACGAGTAGAAGGAAAAGCATGCCCAATTTCAAAATAGATGATCTTGGTTTTAGAATAGCACATACAAATCCTTGA
- a CDS encoding cytochrome P450 family protein — translation MFTNGNKGHSKSGVDFLDKSFINTPFPVYEELRNEDPVHRFLLPSGHFAWMITRYEDAVEILQDKRFVTNPPFMGNVEGSAPPHQEIISRNLLSVNPEDHRRLRRLIQKAFTPRMIERLRGRIVEISDELLDKVLASGKRELDLIEDYAFPLPIMVICEMLGVPLEDQDKFQEWSNTIMEGFNNPQMNEKSDEVMKAFVDYLHVLITERRQHLQEDLISDLISVEEEGDVLSEQELYALVFVLIIAGHETTVNLIGNGMLALLDNPEQKQLLLNDPELIHPALEEILRYNGPAEVSNIRWATEDVEYGGKHIRQGEMLFVSFSSANRDQQQFPEPDTFDITRKVNNHIAFGKGIHFCLGAPLARLEGEIAINALLRKMPDIRLNTTEESLEWRPGMIIRGLKDFPVSF, via the coding sequence ATGTTTACCAATGGTAACAAGGGACATTCGAAGTCGGGAGTTGATTTTCTTGATAAATCGTTTATAAATACTCCCTTTCCGGTCTACGAGGAGCTGCGAAACGAAGATCCAGTGCACCGTTTTCTGCTGCCCAGTGGTCACTTTGCATGGATGATTACTCGCTACGAAGACGCCGTTGAGATTTTGCAGGATAAACGCTTTGTGACGAACCCTCCGTTCATGGGGAATGTTGAGGGGTCAGCTCCGCCACATCAAGAGATAATTTCTCGTAATTTGCTTAGTGTGAACCCGGAGGATCACCGCCGTCTACGGAGATTGATACAGAAAGCTTTTACACCCCGTATGATTGAGCGCCTGCGCGGTAGAATTGTAGAAATAAGCGATGAATTGCTTGACAAGGTACTGGCGAGTGGAAAAAGGGAACTGGATCTGATCGAAGATTATGCTTTTCCCCTTCCGATCATGGTTATATGTGAAATGTTGGGGGTTCCTCTAGAGGATCAGGACAAATTCCAGGAGTGGTCCAATACCATTATGGAGGGATTCAACAATCCACAAATGAACGAGAAGAGCGATGAGGTCATGAAGGCATTCGTAGACTATCTGCATGTGTTGATCACAGAAAGACGCCAACATCTTCAGGAAGACCTGATTAGCGACCTCATCAGCGTGGAGGAGGAGGGAGATGTTCTTTCGGAGCAGGAACTATATGCCCTTGTCTTCGTTCTAATCATTGCAGGCCATGAAACAACCGTGAATCTGATCGGGAACGGTATGCTGGCGTTGCTTGATAACCCGGAGCAGAAGCAATTGCTCTTGAATGATCCTGAATTGATTCATCCAGCCCTGGAAGAGATCCTTCGGTATAACGGACCGGCTGAAGTGAGCAACATACGCTGGGCTACTGAAGATGTAGAGTATGGCGGAAAACATATTCGACAAGGGGAGATGCTCTTTGTTTCGTTTTCATCTGCAAATCGTGATCAACAGCAGTTCCCCGAACCGGATACGTTTGATATTACACGTAAGGTGAATAATCATATTGCCTTTGGAAAGGGCATACATTTCTGTCTTGGAGCACCCTTAGCGAGACTAGAAGGGGAAATTGCTATTAATGCGTTACTGCGTAAAATGCCTGATATTCGTCTGAACACAACAGAGGAATCATTGGAATGGCGCCCAGGCATGATTATTCGCGGATTAAAAGACTTCCCGGTTTCGTTCTGA
- a CDS encoding alpha-L-rhamnosidase, translating to MKITNLKTNHVSNPLGFAIEYPSLSYVVTETTATKQIAAQIEIALDEAFINIVFDSGKKEDIDSLAYIPSLTLAPRTRYYWRVRVWNERGEDAISETAWFETAKQEEAWTAQWITPELDSSVHPVLKRSFEIAGSVVKARAYVCGLGVYEMMLNGSKVGDEYLAPHYNAYHKWLQYQTYDITDMLQLGTNTVDVGLGNGWYKGRFGFEGDTTGELYGDHFALLSEIIITYTDGTEVVFKTDTSWRATRSQVLDSNIYDGEIYDATLDVSEEYPVKETYLGYERLMARKSLPVVIKETIKPIEVLITSAGETVIDMGQNMVGWLQFRTQAPRGSVIYLQYGEVLQDGNFYRENLRSAKAEYTYTSDGNEAIIRPYFTFYGFRYIKVEGWIGKLDLDDFTGCVVYSDMDRIGYLETSHSGINRLYENALWGQKGNFLDTPTDCPQRDERMGWTGDAQVFSGTANFNMDTYAFFNKYGYDLWMEQEDRDGMVPMVIPVGRVQGGGSSAWGDAATIIPWNSYVHSGDKGILEQQFDSMKAWVDFIKRTDDESGGKRLWTVGFHFGDWLALDGDNPDSPMGGTDNHFVASAYYAYSADIVAKAAKVLGHGDIAETYAQLALEVRAAIKDEFFTSNGRLAVDTQTAYAVALFKNLVPEKHTPRIEEDIRMRLRKDQNHLRTGFVGTPYLNRVLSEHGSNDIAYTLLLNDDYPSWLYAVNMGATTIWERWNSILPDGKISEDGMNSLNHYAYGAVVEWMYRNMVGINPVEDKPGFRYALLAPLPDFRIQWVKAHVDTAAGRYKSEWRFDEQGHLFFSFSIPFNATATIKLPHAQMENVTLNGVILTDSGLPVTQEEENTVIEVSSGTYEVNYAPSKAYKKILSTHTPLNDLLRNEGGREALSEFSPVFATLNPETIGPMGEASVRELASYPSFSAPEEQLDELDRKLAMVQLDQ from the coding sequence ATGAAAATCACAAATTTAAAAACAAATCATGTATCCAATCCGTTAGGATTCGCAATAGAATATCCAAGCTTGTCTTATGTTGTTACGGAGACTACGGCAACTAAACAGATTGCTGCACAAATAGAAATAGCGCTGGATGAAGCCTTCATTAACATCGTTTTTGACAGTGGTAAAAAAGAGGACATTGATTCACTCGCATATATACCGTCTCTGACATTAGCTCCAAGGACCCGATATTACTGGAGAGTACGGGTATGGAACGAACGTGGTGAAGATGCCATCAGTGAGACAGCTTGGTTTGAAACCGCAAAGCAGGAAGAGGCGTGGACAGCTCAGTGGATCACCCCCGAACTGGACAGTTCAGTCCATCCTGTCTTGAAAAGAAGTTTCGAAATTGCGGGTTCAGTGGTAAAAGCCCGTGCATACGTATGTGGTCTGGGTGTTTACGAGATGATGCTTAATGGCTCCAAGGTTGGAGATGAATATTTGGCTCCCCATTATAATGCCTATCACAAGTGGTTGCAGTATCAGACCTACGATATTACAGATATGCTGCAGCTAGGTACAAACACGGTTGATGTAGGCCTCGGAAACGGTTGGTACAAAGGTCGCTTTGGCTTTGAAGGGGATACAACAGGGGAACTGTATGGAGACCATTTTGCACTACTCTCCGAAATCATTATTACCTATACAGATGGTACCGAAGTCGTATTTAAAACAGATACGTCCTGGCGCGCTACCCGCTCCCAGGTGTTGGATAGTAACATCTATGATGGAGAAATCTATGATGCTACTCTGGATGTTTCTGAGGAATATCCTGTAAAGGAAACCTATCTCGGCTATGAGCGTCTGATGGCTAGAAAGAGTCTCCCCGTTGTGATCAAGGAAACAATAAAACCGATCGAGGTCCTCATCACTTCAGCTGGGGAGACCGTCATTGATATGGGACAAAACATGGTAGGCTGGCTGCAATTTCGCACTCAGGCACCGCGTGGATCAGTCATTTATTTACAATATGGCGAAGTACTTCAGGATGGTAATTTCTATCGGGAGAATCTTAGATCGGCCAAGGCGGAATATACGTATACATCAGATGGCAATGAGGCCATCATTCGACCCTACTTTACGTTCTACGGCTTCAGATATATCAAAGTAGAGGGTTGGATTGGTAAGTTGGACTTGGACGATTTCACAGGATGTGTTGTTTACTCGGATATGGACCGCATCGGATATTTGGAGACAAGCCATTCAGGAATCAACCGTCTATATGAGAATGCACTATGGGGTCAAAAAGGAAATTTCCTGGATACACCTACAGATTGTCCGCAACGGGATGAACGAATGGGCTGGACAGGTGATGCACAGGTCTTCTCAGGTACGGCTAATTTCAACATGGATACTTACGCATTCTTCAATAAATACGGCTATGATCTATGGATGGAGCAAGAAGATCGTGACGGTATGGTCCCTATGGTTATTCCAGTTGGAAGAGTGCAAGGCGGTGGATCTAGCGCCTGGGGCGATGCAGCCACAATTATTCCATGGAACAGTTATGTGCACTCTGGAGATAAGGGAATTCTTGAGCAACAGTTCGACAGCATGAAGGCATGGGTGGACTTCATTAAGCGCACAGATGACGAATCAGGCGGCAAACGATTATGGACAGTAGGTTTCCATTTTGGTGACTGGCTCGCACTCGATGGGGATAATCCTGACTCTCCAATGGGCGGAACAGATAATCATTTTGTGGCTTCAGCGTATTACGCTTATTCAGCAGATATTGTAGCGAAGGCAGCCAAAGTTCTGGGACATGGAGACATCGCGGAGACCTATGCGCAACTGGCGCTAGAGGTTAGAGCAGCGATTAAGGATGAATTCTTTACTAGCAATGGACGTCTCGCTGTAGATACGCAGACGGCATATGCGGTAGCCTTGTTTAAGAATCTGGTGCCTGAAAAACACACTCCGCGGATTGAGGAAGACATCCGCATGCGTCTGCGCAAGGACCAGAACCATCTGCGAACAGGCTTTGTCGGAACACCCTATCTGAACCGGGTTCTGTCAGAGCATGGAAGCAACGACATTGCATACACACTGCTGCTTAATGATGATTATCCAAGCTGGCTGTATGCGGTCAATATGGGGGCGACAACGATCTGGGAGCGCTGGAACTCTATTCTTCCGGACGGGAAAATCAGCGAAGATGGCATGAACTCCCTTAATCATTATGCTTATGGAGCAGTTGTGGAATGGATGTATCGGAATATGGTAGGAATCAACCCTGTCGAGGACAAGCCAGGATTCCGTTACGCATTATTGGCACCTCTGCCTGATTTTAGAATCCAATGGGTAAAAGCTCATGTAGATACAGCAGCGGGGCGGTACAAGAGTGAATGGCGATTCGACGAGCAAGGTCATTTGTTCTTCAGCTTCTCCATACCGTTCAATGCAACAGCTACGATAAAACTGCCACATGCTCAAATGGAGAATGTGACCCTGAACGGTGTTATCCTTACCGATTCCGGATTACCTGTTACACAGGAAGAAGAGAATACCGTAATTGAAGTGAGTAGTGGTACGTATGAAGTAAACTATGCTCCATCCAAAGCATACAAAAAAATTCTTAGCACACACACTCCACTCAATGACTTGCTACGTAATGAGGGAGGCCGCGAAGCTTTAAGCGAATTCTCACCAGTCTTTGCTACGTTGAATCCAGAAACCATTGGGCCAATGGGAGAAGCGAGTGTACGTGAATTGGCCAGTTATCCATCCTTCAGCGCACCTGAAGAACAGTTGGATGAACTCGATCGCAAGTTGGCGATGGTTCAGCTTGACCAATGA
- a CDS encoding extracellular solute-binding protein, with protein sequence MSWRKKSLLLSVLCLALLTACDETTPQQEPVKHEVVLTTVKMDEPTTVYKNSETASDNVHIRWAKKTLGVDIRTQWSAPVEDYDMKLRLMLSSDDPLPDVFSSKVMDTTNQFLTSGKVLDAGEAFDQYASPTWKAAMAEVPEAWQPFIENGKRMAIPIITEQASQAVLWIRKDWLDKLGLEAPRNLDELEQIMKAFTYDDPDGNGLKDTYGIDFAIKDQYLASPTGDISWVFGAYGALPEIWGEDGKGQLMYGSIQPEIKKALLRLRSWQSKGYMGNNVALQDFSQVNENVIAGKVGIVAGPRWFADYPVKQLIARDSQAEFIPNPIPTGPDGTAGRLADNSYSAALLISKDISEEALQAFFKYQNYLYEATVTDDPSFLAPIKTGMTMF encoded by the coding sequence ATGAGCTGGAGGAAAAAATCCCTGCTTCTGTCCGTCCTTTGTTTGGCTCTATTGACGGCATGTGATGAAACAACTCCCCAACAGGAACCTGTTAAACATGAAGTCGTCCTAACCACCGTGAAGATGGATGAACCAACCACCGTATACAAAAACAGCGAAACGGCGTCCGATAACGTACATATACGTTGGGCCAAGAAGACATTGGGGGTGGATATTCGCACACAATGGAGTGCTCCGGTGGAGGATTACGATATGAAGCTTAGATTAATGTTGTCTTCCGATGATCCACTTCCTGATGTATTTTCATCTAAAGTCATGGATACGACGAATCAGTTCCTGACTTCAGGAAAGGTATTGGATGCGGGAGAAGCCTTTGATCAATACGCCTCTCCCACCTGGAAAGCGGCTATGGCAGAAGTTCCTGAAGCCTGGCAACCGTTCATTGAAAATGGTAAAAGAATGGCGATCCCCATTATTACTGAACAAGCTTCACAAGCTGTACTATGGATCCGTAAAGATTGGCTGGATAAACTGGGACTTGAAGCCCCGCGTAATCTGGATGAACTCGAACAAATCATGAAAGCCTTTACTTATGATGATCCGGATGGGAATGGGTTAAAAGATACCTACGGCATTGATTTTGCCATCAAGGATCAGTATCTGGCTTCCCCAACAGGAGATATCTCATGGGTATTCGGGGCTTATGGAGCCCTTCCTGAAATATGGGGTGAAGATGGAAAGGGACAGTTGATGTACGGCAGCATTCAACCGGAGATCAAAAAAGCACTGTTGAGACTGAGATCATGGCAAAGCAAAGGATATATGGGAAACAACGTTGCATTACAAGATTTCAGTCAAGTTAACGAAAACGTAATTGCCGGCAAGGTCGGAATTGTTGCAGGACCACGATGGTTTGCTGACTATCCGGTGAAGCAGCTCATAGCTAGAGATTCTCAAGCAGAATTTATTCCTAATCCGATACCAACGGGTCCTGATGGAACAGCAGGGAGACTGGCGGACAATTCTTACAGTGCTGCTCTCCTTATTAGCAAAGACATTTCTGAAGAAGCGTTACAGGCATTTTTTAAATACCAGAACTATTTATATGAAGCAACTGTAACCGATGATCCGTCTTTCTTAGCGCCTATCAAAACGGGTATGACTATGTTCTGA
- a CDS encoding MFS transporter: MGVAVNDQHVTVGTDTPHQPEREIPTKRLIGDSMGQFGLNISSGLLGLITYYYTDVVGVSAAIVGTVLLVTKLLDAVADVGMGVLVDRTKSKYGQARPWLLWMSIPMFVSLLLLFSVPDISVTGKIVYAIITNLVFYIMVYTPTFIPYSSLMALTTRNTYERSLMGIIRSSSGYLAGMVVAIAFLPIVNAMGGGRREWTILAGIFAFVAAAGILIAFFSNREKYNNVQLDELGAFQEKIPLGQGLRMLISNKYWLLMFTVGTFSNILFALGVAAGTYYAKYIWGDVNLIAIMGGIGLIPVVIGFSLSGPFIKKFGKRNTALGGVIIGLIGATARLIAPESIMLGLVCSIFQTLGTIPLMAVGGALITDTIEYGEWKFHKRMVGLTNSVNAFGNKVGTALGAAMIGWLLALGGYVEQASEQGNAAKQAIIALNIYVPIVVMAVIVICLFFYKLDKEFPKILKDLEERRTAKI; the protein is encoded by the coding sequence ATGGGAGTTGCAGTAAATGACCAACACGTCACCGTTGGCACAGACACACCTCACCAACCTGAACGTGAAATCCCGACTAAAAGACTGATCGGAGATTCCATGGGGCAGTTTGGACTCAACATTTCAAGCGGATTGCTGGGACTAATAACGTATTATTACACGGATGTTGTAGGAGTATCGGCAGCTATTGTCGGAACCGTACTATTGGTTACCAAACTACTTGATGCAGTTGCTGATGTGGGCATGGGCGTGCTCGTAGACCGGACTAAATCCAAGTATGGGCAAGCACGTCCTTGGTTACTCTGGATGAGCATTCCGATGTTTGTATCGTTGTTATTGTTATTTTCAGTTCCGGATATCAGCGTCACAGGTAAAATTGTATATGCCATTATAACCAATCTGGTATTTTACATTATGGTCTATACACCTACATTCATACCATACTCAAGTTTGATGGCCCTGACTACACGCAACACCTATGAAAGATCTTTAATGGGTATTATCAGATCAAGTAGCGGTTATTTAGCAGGAATGGTTGTGGCGATTGCTTTTCTTCCTATTGTCAACGCTATGGGTGGTGGCAGAAGGGAATGGACTATATTAGCCGGGATCTTTGCATTCGTGGCTGCAGCAGGAATACTCATCGCCTTTTTCTCCAACAGAGAGAAATATAACAATGTACAATTGGATGAACTTGGCGCTTTTCAGGAGAAAATTCCACTAGGACAAGGGTTGAGAATGTTAATTTCCAATAAATACTGGCTTCTGATGTTCACTGTTGGGACCTTTTCTAATATTTTGTTCGCTTTAGGTGTTGCTGCAGGAACCTATTACGCCAAGTACATCTGGGGAGATGTGAATCTGATTGCCATTATGGGAGGCATAGGTCTAATTCCGGTCGTCATCGGTTTTAGCTTATCCGGACCCTTTATTAAAAAGTTTGGCAAACGCAACACAGCTCTTGGTGGGGTCATCATTGGTTTGATTGGAGCAACGGCCAGATTGATTGCACCCGAGAGTATTATGCTAGGACTTGTGTGTTCGATATTCCAAACCCTTGGTACAATTCCTCTCATGGCAGTTGGAGGAGCACTCATCACGGATACGATTGAATATGGAGAATGGAAATTCCATAAAAGAATGGTTGGATTAACGAATAGTGTTAATGCCTTTGGCAACAAGGTGGGTACTGCTTTAGGAGCAGCCATGATTGGATGGTTGCTTGCCTTAGGCGGTTACGTGGAACAGGCGAGCGAGCAGGGGAATGCAGCTAAACAAGCTATTATTGCATTGAACATTTATGTACCTATTGTTGTAATGGCAGTGATTGTAATCTGTCTGTTCTTCTACAAACTGGATAAAGAATTCCCTAAAATCCTCAAAGATCTTGAAGAAAGAAGAACCGCTAAAATTTAA